Proteins encoded together in one Variovorax paradoxus EPS window:
- a CDS encoding ABC transporter permease: MKKTLARWLDSDVGYSFRTSPVAMAAALIAVVCLFCAAFAGWVSPHNPFDLATLELGDARLPPAWSAEGSSKYLLGTDDQGRDILSAVIYGARISMIVGIVSVVLSVVVGVVFGLLAGFLGGWLDSFLMRVCDVMLSFPPILVALLIAGVGRALFPGAHESLAFGVLIISISLTGWVQYARTVRGSTLVERNKEYVQAARVTGVAPIRIMLRHVLPNVMGPVMVLATIQVATAIITEATLSFLGVGVPPTSPSLGTLISIGNQYLFSGEWWITVFPGLMLVLIALSVNLLGDWLRDALNPRLR; encoded by the coding sequence ATGAAAAAAACCCTTGCTCGCTGGCTCGACAGCGACGTCGGCTACAGCTTCCGGACTTCCCCGGTGGCGATGGCGGCGGCACTGATCGCGGTGGTCTGCCTTTTCTGCGCCGCGTTCGCCGGATGGGTGTCGCCGCACAACCCCTTCGACCTCGCCACGCTCGAACTCGGTGATGCCCGCCTGCCGCCCGCATGGAGCGCCGAAGGTTCTTCCAAATATCTGCTCGGCACCGATGACCAGGGCCGCGACATTCTCTCGGCCGTTATCTACGGCGCGCGCATCTCGATGATCGTGGGCATCGTCTCGGTGGTGCTGTCGGTCGTCGTCGGCGTGGTGTTCGGCCTTCTGGCCGGCTTTCTCGGCGGCTGGCTCGATTCGTTCCTCATGCGCGTGTGCGACGTGATGCTGTCGTTCCCGCCCATCCTGGTCGCGCTGCTCATCGCCGGCGTCGGCCGCGCGCTCTTTCCGGGCGCGCACGAGTCGCTCGCTTTCGGCGTGTTGATCATTTCGATCTCGCTCACGGGCTGGGTCCAGTACGCACGCACGGTGCGCGGCTCCACGCTGGTGGAGCGCAACAAGGAGTACGTGCAGGCCGCGCGCGTCACCGGCGTCGCGCCGATCCGCATCATGCTGCGCCATGTGCTGCCCAACGTGATGGGGCCGGTGATGGTGCTGGCCACCATCCAGGTCGCGACCGCGATCATCACCGAGGCCACGCTCTCGTTCCTGGGTGTCGGCGTGCCGCCGACCTCGCCCTCGCTGGGCACGCTCATCAGCATCGGCAACCAATACCTGTTTTCGGGCGAGTGGTGGATCACGGTGTTCCCTGGCCTGATGCTGGTGCTCATTGCACTCAGCGTGAACCTGCTGGGCGACTGGCTGCGCGACGCGTTGAATCCGCGCCTGCGCTGA
- a CDS encoding ABC transporter substrate-binding protein has protein sequence MSFKKKAAAVAVLCALGAVSLVASAQTIRIANQGDALSLDPHSLNESLQLSVTANVYETLVGRNKDLSLAPLLATSWKQTSPNVWRFELRKGVVFHDGTPFTADDVVFSFARAQGDGSDMRATLSDIKAVRKVGDLAVEIETNGPFPILPDVISLTMIMSKKWCEENQATKPVDRRKGIENTASFKANGTGPFRVRERQPNVRTVFTRNGTYWGKIDGNAQEIVFTPIANPATRVAALVSGEVDVMEPVPVQDIARINAAPNARVITGPEMRTIFLGMDQKRDELLYSNIKGKNPFKDKRVRQAFYQAIDIVGIQRTVMRGASKPTGLLVGPGINGWTAEQDKRLPFDVEAAKKLMAEAGYASGFEVTMNCPNDRYVNDGQICQSVAANLAKINVKINLAAETKGTYFPKILRRDTSFYMLGWTPTTYDSHNALSSLTACPDDKGTGQFNLGAYCNPKLDELTKKIQSESDKAKRNELIKEAFKLHADDIGTLPLHQQSLAWGVSKKVELVQLADNFMYFKWMSVKP, from the coding sequence ATGAGTTTCAAGAAGAAAGCGGCCGCGGTCGCCGTCCTGTGCGCCCTGGGCGCCGTCAGCCTGGTCGCGAGCGCGCAGACCATCCGCATCGCGAACCAGGGCGACGCGCTGTCGCTCGACCCGCACTCGCTCAACGAGTCGCTGCAGTTGAGCGTCACCGCCAACGTCTATGAAACCCTCGTGGGTCGCAACAAGGACCTGAGCCTTGCACCGCTCCTGGCCACCAGCTGGAAGCAGACCTCGCCGAACGTCTGGCGCTTCGAACTGCGCAAGGGCGTGGTGTTCCACGACGGCACGCCGTTCACCGCCGACGACGTGGTGTTCAGCTTCGCGCGCGCCCAGGGCGACGGCTCCGACATGCGCGCCACGCTCAGCGACATCAAGGCCGTGCGCAAGGTCGGCGACCTCGCCGTCGAAATCGAAACCAACGGCCCGTTCCCGATCCTGCCCGACGTGATCTCGCTCACCATGATCATGAGCAAGAAATGGTGCGAGGAAAACCAGGCCACCAAGCCGGTCGACCGCCGCAAGGGCATCGAGAACACCGCCTCGTTCAAGGCCAACGGCACCGGCCCGTTCCGCGTGCGCGAGCGCCAGCCGAACGTGCGCACCGTGTTCACGCGCAACGGCACCTACTGGGGCAAGATCGACGGCAACGCGCAGGAGATCGTCTTCACGCCCATCGCCAACCCCGCCACCCGCGTGGCCGCGCTGGTCTCGGGCGAAGTCGACGTGATGGAGCCGGTGCCCGTGCAGGACATCGCGCGCATCAACGCCGCGCCCAACGCCCGCGTCATCACCGGCCCCGAAATGCGCACCATCTTCCTTGGCATGGACCAGAAGCGCGACGAGCTGCTGTACTCCAACATCAAGGGCAAGAACCCGTTCAAGGACAAGCGCGTTCGCCAGGCCTTCTACCAGGCCATCGACATCGTCGGCATCCAGCGCACCGTGATGCGCGGCGCCTCCAAGCCCACGGGCCTCTTGGTCGGCCCCGGCATCAACGGCTGGACCGCCGAGCAGGACAAGCGCCTGCCCTTCGACGTCGAAGCCGCCAAGAAGCTCATGGCCGAAGCCGGCTATGCGAGCGGCTTCGAAGTGACGATGAACTGCCCGAACGACCGCTACGTGAACGACGGCCAGATCTGCCAGAGCGTGGCCGCCAACCTCGCCAAGATCAACGTCAAGATCAACCTGGCCGCCGAGACCAAGGGCACCTACTTCCCCAAGATCCTGCGCCGCGACACCAGCTTCTACATGCTGGGCTGGACCCCCACCACCTACGACTCGCACAACGCGCTGAGCTCGCTCACCGCCTGTCCGGACGACAAGGGCACGGGCCAGTTCAACCTGGGTGCGTACTGCAATCCCAAGCTGGACGAGCTGACCAAGAAGATCCAGTCCGAGAGCGACAAGGCCAAGCGCAACGAGCTCATCAAGGAAGCCTTCAAGCTGCATGCGGACGACATCGGTACGCTGCCGCTGCATCAGCAGTCGCTGGCCTGGGGCGTGAGCAAGAAGGTCGAGCTGGTGCAACTGGCCGACAACTTCATGTACTTCAAGTGGATGAGCGTCAAGCCGTGA
- a CDS encoding ABC transporter ATP-binding protein, which translates to MSAVIEPRKDPATGEPLVVAHDLARTFDVSPPWLNRVLERKPRVLLHAVDGVSFSIERGKTLALVGESGCGKSTVARLLVGLYAPTRGGLQFDGQDAHAAFKTPEGRKLRRRIQMIFQDPYASLNPRWIVEDIIGEPLREHGILRGKAELRERVGELLKSVGLSPLDMSKYPHQFSGGQRQRISIARALATQPEFLVCDEPTSALDVSVQAQVLNIMKDLQREQGLTYLFISHNLAVVRHVADQVGVMYLGRLVEVADKQKLFAEPQHPYTRMLLDAIPQMKHTGRQRTPVQGEVPNPLNPPTGCAFHPRCPHANARCSAERPKLLGIKGVQVACHAVEEGRL; encoded by the coding sequence ATGAGCGCCGTGATCGAACCCCGCAAGGACCCTGCAACCGGCGAGCCGCTCGTGGTCGCGCACGACCTCGCGCGCACCTTCGACGTCTCGCCGCCCTGGCTCAACCGCGTGCTCGAACGCAAGCCGCGCGTGCTGCTGCATGCGGTGGACGGCGTGAGCTTCTCCATCGAGCGCGGCAAGACGCTTGCGCTGGTGGGCGAATCGGGCTGCGGCAAGAGCACCGTCGCGCGCCTCCTGGTCGGCCTCTATGCGCCCACGCGCGGCGGCCTGCAGTTCGACGGGCAGGACGCGCATGCCGCGTTCAAGACGCCCGAAGGCCGCAAGTTGCGCCGCCGCATCCAGATGATCTTTCAGGACCCCTACGCGAGCCTGAACCCGCGCTGGATCGTGGAAGACATCATCGGCGAGCCGCTGCGCGAGCACGGCATCCTCCGCGGCAAGGCCGAGCTGCGCGAGCGCGTGGGCGAGTTGCTCAAGTCGGTCGGCCTCTCGCCGCTGGACATGAGCAAGTACCCGCACCAGTTCTCGGGCGGCCAGCGCCAGCGCATCTCGATTGCCCGCGCGCTCGCTACGCAGCCCGAGTTCCTGGTGTGCGACGAGCCCACCTCCGCGCTCGACGTGAGCGTGCAGGCGCAGGTGCTCAACATCATGAAGGACCTGCAGCGCGAGCAGGGCCTGACGTATCTCTTCATCTCGCACAACCTCGCGGTGGTGCGCCATGTGGCGGACCAGGTCGGCGTGATGTACCTGGGCCGGCTGGTCGAGGTGGCGGACAAGCAGAAGCTCTTCGCCGAGCCGCAGCATCCATACACCCGCATGCTGCTCGATGCGATCCCGCAGATGAAGCACACGGGGCGCCAGCGCACGCCGGTGCAGGGCGAGGTGCCGAATCCGCTGAACCCGCCAACGGGCTGTGCGTTTCATCCGCGCTGCCCGCATGCGAATGCGCGCTGCTCGGCGGAGCGGCCGAAGCTGCTGGGCATCAAGGGGGTGCAGGTGGCGTGCCATGCGGTGGAGGAAGGCCGGCTGTGA
- a CDS encoding glycosyltransferase family A protein → MTVGHPVEWPEGFPYRPHLRFCSLGNENVAEVMESFRIACERLGCTTSVEATPSVDNADINLFFFAMGLGLPSNEDLPPNAIVVNFEPALPELLAEMPGYRRLLQRAWVWEYSLENLMHHQTLGILRSDYVPLTFEPQATPVLPEDQVLPDEAQDIDVIFFGETMPRRLEVLRALEASGLRVAYPIGTAWTPAQRDALLPRAKVGLNMRKADRTATAEVPRLSILLRNRKAVVSELYPHSEIPAALRDAVECCPKDELVERVRALVADAPRRRALEQAGPLALMRLPPQRDVLAGALRRYLAATSQRLIGNQAVVADSGAAVSVLMVTRNDEADVVEALASMAAQTLTPHRIIVVDDASTDGTVALIRDRMRVDPRLSGLLLLQASTPMGWAAAAQWGLSQAEGDALALWSPATPSEPNRLRVQSAFLQASPAVGAVGARSTSGPLPEMHAQILAGMLIHLPSDQQPMAMGSLMLALPRIRQRGFGFDATLGEFAWMGLLLELVRDGALLANLNVELIGGPKTRERSEPTAAQVIALAHVRERLLPLVFPALPSSDAQRLARLYGQEWAPDASDATALLRDMATACEGRRDPLVATVLRGECLRVLDVYAQNARLAPGYVSGLMAEPLLRDFLAPLGERIYSFEPHGTS, encoded by the coding sequence GTGACGGTCGGCCATCCGGTCGAATGGCCGGAGGGCTTTCCTTACCGGCCGCACCTGCGCTTCTGTTCGCTCGGCAACGAGAACGTGGCCGAGGTGATGGAGAGCTTTCGCATCGCCTGCGAGCGGCTGGGCTGCACCACCTCTGTCGAGGCCACGCCGAGCGTCGACAACGCCGACATCAATCTCTTCTTCTTCGCGATGGGCCTGGGCCTGCCGTCCAACGAGGACTTGCCGCCCAACGCCATCGTCGTCAATTTCGAGCCGGCGTTGCCCGAGTTGCTGGCGGAAATGCCTGGCTATCGCCGCCTGCTGCAGCGGGCCTGGGTGTGGGAGTACAGCCTCGAGAACCTGATGCATCACCAGACGCTGGGCATCTTGAGGTCCGACTACGTGCCGCTGACTTTCGAGCCGCAGGCGACACCCGTGCTGCCCGAGGACCAGGTGCTGCCCGACGAAGCGCAGGACATCGACGTCATCTTCTTCGGCGAGACCATGCCGCGGCGCCTTGAGGTGCTGCGCGCGTTGGAAGCCTCCGGGCTGCGCGTGGCCTATCCCATCGGAACGGCCTGGACGCCCGCGCAGCGCGATGCGCTGCTGCCGCGCGCCAAGGTCGGCCTGAACATGCGCAAGGCCGACCGCACCGCCACGGCGGAAGTGCCGCGCCTGTCCATTCTTCTGCGCAACCGCAAGGCGGTGGTGTCCGAGCTGTATCCCCATTCGGAGATACCTGCGGCACTGCGCGATGCGGTCGAATGCTGCCCGAAAGACGAACTCGTGGAGCGGGTGCGCGCCCTGGTGGCCGATGCCCCGCGGCGGCGCGCGCTCGAACAAGCCGGGCCCTTGGCGCTGATGCGCCTGCCGCCCCAGCGGGACGTGCTGGCCGGGGCGCTGCGCCGCTATCTCGCCGCTACCTCTCAGCGCCTGATCGGCAATCAGGCCGTGGTGGCCGACTCCGGGGCCGCCGTGTCGGTGCTGATGGTCACGCGGAACGACGAAGCCGATGTGGTCGAGGCACTCGCCTCGATGGCGGCCCAGACGCTGACCCCGCATCGGATCATCGTGGTGGACGACGCATCGACCGACGGCACGGTGGCGCTGATCCGCGACCGGATGCGGGTCGATCCGCGTCTTTCCGGGCTGTTGCTGCTCCAGGCTTCCACGCCGATGGGTTGGGCGGCTGCGGCGCAATGGGGGCTCTCGCAGGCAGAAGGCGACGCGCTGGCGCTGTGGTCGCCGGCCACGCCGAGCGAGCCGAACCGCCTGCGGGTGCAATCCGCTTTCCTGCAGGCGTCGCCGGCCGTCGGCGCGGTTGGCGCCCGCAGCACGTCCGGGCCTCTGCCGGAGATGCATGCGCAGATCCTGGCCGGGATGCTGATCCACCTGCCGTCCGACCAGCAGCCCATGGCGATGGGCAGCCTGATGCTGGCATTGCCCCGCATCCGGCAGCGCGGCTTCGGATTCGACGCCACGCTCGGCGAGTTCGCGTGGATGGGGCTGCTGCTGGAACTGGTGCGCGATGGTGCCTTGCTGGCCAACCTGAATGTGGAGTTGATCGGCGGTCCGAAGACGCGGGAACGATCCGAACCGACGGCCGCGCAGGTGATCGCCCTGGCCCATGTGCGCGAGCGCTTGCTGCCTCTGGTTTTTCCGGCTTTGCCGTCGAGCGATGCACAGCGGCTCGCGCGGCTTTATGGGCAGGAATGGGCGCCCGACGCATCGGATGCCACCGCCTTGTTGCGTGACATGGCCACCGCCTGCGAAGGCCGCCGCGACCCGCTCGTCGCCACCGTGCTGCGCGGCGAATGCCTGCGGGTGCTCGATGTGTACGCACAGAACGCTCGCCTGGCACCGGGCTACGTCAGCGGGCTGATGGCGGAGCCCCTGCTGCGCGACTTCCTGGCCCCGCTGGGTGAGCGCATCTACAGCTTCGAGCCGCACGGCACTTCATGA
- the ygiD gene encoding 4,5-DOPA dioxygenase extradiol, translating into MTSVPAPGRRGFLMGSAVGATAALASLAGLSQAAAALPSRRMPVIFIGHGTPMNAIADNAFTRRLSAWGKELPPPTAILSVSAHWLSRGATGVGVQARPKTIHDFGGFPQALFDVDYPAPGHPALARETVGVVKQSPVIATDQWGLDHGTWSVLKHLYPKADVPVFQLSIDYDKPAAFHYAVGRDLAALRDKGVLVMGSGNVVHNLRATDRGTVDGPKASRPWAQSFDDAVKSALAGRDDRALIGYEKLEGASTAVATPDHYFPFLYALGAAGTGERAKTVYEGFQSGTLSMRCVQFG; encoded by the coding sequence ATGACATCCGTTCCTGCGCCCGGGCGCCGTGGCTTTCTCATGGGATCGGCGGTGGGCGCGACGGCTGCGCTGGCATCTCTCGCGGGCCTGTCGCAGGCGGCCGCCGCTCTGCCTTCACGGCGGATGCCCGTCATCTTCATCGGCCATGGCACGCCCATGAATGCCATCGCCGACAACGCTTTCACGCGCCGCCTCTCCGCATGGGGCAAAGAGCTGCCGCCGCCAACGGCCATCCTGAGTGTTTCGGCGCACTGGCTGAGCCGCGGCGCCACGGGCGTCGGGGTGCAGGCGAGGCCGAAGACGATCCACGATTTCGGCGGTTTCCCGCAGGCCTTGTTCGATGTCGACTACCCCGCGCCCGGCCATCCGGCACTGGCGCGCGAAACAGTCGGAGTGGTGAAGCAGTCGCCGGTGATCGCCACCGACCAATGGGGGCTCGACCATGGCACCTGGTCGGTGCTCAAGCACCTCTACCCGAAGGCTGACGTTCCCGTCTTCCAGCTCAGCATCGACTACGACAAGCCGGCCGCCTTCCACTACGCGGTGGGCCGAGACCTCGCGGCGCTTCGTGACAAGGGCGTGCTCGTGATGGGCAGCGGCAACGTAGTGCACAACCTGCGCGCCACGGACCGCGGAACGGTCGATGGGCCGAAGGCGAGCCGCCCGTGGGCGCAGTCCTTCGACGACGCGGTGAAGTCGGCGCTTGCGGGTCGCGACGACCGCGCGCTGATCGGCTATGAAAAGCTGGAAGGCGCATCCACCGCGGTGGCCACGCCCGATCACTACTTCCCGTTCCTCTACGCCCTCGGCGCCGCCGGCACTGGCGAGCGCGCGAAGACTGTCTACGAGGGATTCCAGTCGGGCACGCTAAGCATGCGCTGCGTGCAGTTCGGCTGA
- a CDS encoding ABC transporter ATP-binding protein gives MTLLQVQDLVVEFPHRRGTLRAIDRISFDIAPGEILGVVGESGAGKSLTGAAIIGLLEPPGRVAGGQILLEGERIDNLSFDAMRPIRGRKIGAIFQDPLTSLNPLYTVGRQLIETIRAHLPVTESEARKRAIGLLQDTGIPAAEQRIDHFPHQFSGGMRQRVVIALALAAEPKLIVADEPTTALDVSIQAQIIQLLKRICKDRGAAVMLITHDMGVIAETCDRVAVMYAGRIAEIGPVHEVIHQPAHPYTSGLMASIPDMASDRERLNQIDGAMPRLNAIPNGCAYNPRCPRTFARCLTERPELLHAGATRAACWLHDAADPHAGQAEIAAKHHDALAAGERATPEAAEPIVEVTR, from the coding sequence ATGACGCTGCTCCAGGTCCAAGACCTCGTCGTCGAGTTTCCGCACCGCCGCGGCACGCTGCGCGCAATCGACCGCATTTCGTTCGACATCGCGCCCGGGGAAATCCTCGGCGTTGTGGGCGAATCGGGCGCGGGCAAATCGCTCACGGGCGCGGCCATCATCGGCCTGCTCGAACCGCCGGGCCGCGTGGCCGGCGGGCAGATCCTGCTGGAGGGGGAGCGCATCGACAACCTGAGTTTCGATGCGATGCGCCCCATCCGCGGCCGCAAGATCGGCGCGATTTTTCAAGACCCGCTGACGTCGCTGAACCCGCTCTACACCGTGGGCCGGCAACTCATCGAGACCATCCGCGCGCATTTGCCCGTGACCGAATCCGAAGCCCGCAAGCGCGCCATCGGCCTCTTGCAGGACACCGGCATTCCCGCGGCCGAACAGCGCATCGACCACTTCCCGCACCAGTTCTCGGGCGGCATGCGCCAGCGCGTGGTGATCGCGCTCGCGCTCGCGGCCGAGCCCAAGCTCATCGTGGCCGACGAGCCGACCACTGCGCTGGACGTGTCGATCCAGGCGCAGATCATTCAGTTGCTCAAGCGCATCTGCAAGGACCGCGGCGCGGCCGTGATGCTCATCACGCACGACATGGGCGTGATCGCCGAGACCTGCGACCGCGTGGCCGTGATGTATGCGGGCCGCATCGCCGAGATCGGCCCAGTGCACGAAGTGATTCATCAACCCGCGCATCCCTACACCTCGGGCCTGATGGCGTCGATTCCCGACATGGCGAGCGACCGTGAACGGCTCAACCAGATCGACGGCGCGATGCCGCGGCTCAACGCCATTCCGAACGGCTGTGCCTACAACCCGCGCTGCCCGCGCACCTTTGCGCGCTGCCTGACCGAGCGGCCCGAGTTGCTGCACGCGGGCGCCACGCGCGCCGCATGCTGGCTGCACGATGCGGCCGATCCGCATGCGGGCCAGGCCGAGATCGCGGCGAAGCACCACGACGCGCTCGCGGCCGGCGAACGCGCCACGCCCGAGGCGGCCGAACCCATCGTGGAGGTGACGCGATGA
- a CDS encoding M20 aminoacylase family protein: protein MAAATEAATTTAVPRLKASGRAFANIASFYPELTAFRRDLHAHPELGFEEIYTAGRVREALRACGVDEIHEGIGKTGVVGVIRGKSTASGRMIGLRADMDALPMREDNSFGWRSAHDGLMHGCGHDGHTAMLVGAARYLAETRDFDGTAVLIFQPGEEGFAGARVMIEDGLFDRFPVHAVYAMHNWPAMPAGTVGINRGAMMAAADRITIEIKGKGGHGAHAYQTIDPVVVAAHIITAAQTIVSRSVRPIDAAVVSICAVQAGDLGAMSVIPGEATLVGTVRTFSARVQAQVEQRLTELCTAIAGGFGATATIKYERIYPATINTAPEAMFAADVAESLVGAKNVERSMEPSMGAEDFSFMLQKKAGAYLRIGQDVREGAFLHNSRYDFNDEILPLGAALHAGLIEQGMPLAAIRSTQPGKAAATAAS, encoded by the coding sequence ATGGCAGCAGCCACAGAAGCGGCGACGACAACGGCAGTCCCCCGCCTCAAGGCGTCGGGGCGGGCCTTCGCGAACATTGCGAGCTTCTACCCCGAGCTCACGGCTTTCCGCCGCGACCTGCACGCGCACCCTGAGCTCGGCTTCGAAGAGATCTACACGGCAGGCCGCGTGCGCGAGGCGCTGCGTGCTTGCGGCGTCGACGAGATCCACGAAGGCATCGGCAAGACCGGCGTGGTCGGTGTGATCCGCGGCAAGTCGACCGCGAGCGGCCGCATGATCGGCCTGCGCGCCGACATGGACGCGCTCCCCATGCGCGAGGACAACAGCTTCGGCTGGCGCTCCGCCCATGACGGCCTCATGCACGGCTGCGGCCATGACGGCCACACCGCCATGCTGGTCGGCGCCGCGCGCTACCTCGCCGAGACGCGCGATTTCGACGGCACCGCCGTGCTGATCTTCCAGCCCGGCGAAGAGGGCTTCGCCGGCGCGCGCGTGATGATCGAGGATGGCCTGTTCGACCGCTTCCCGGTCCATGCGGTTTATGCGATGCACAACTGGCCCGCGATGCCCGCCGGCACCGTCGGCATCAACCGCGGCGCGATGATGGCCGCGGCCGATCGCATCACCATCGAGATCAAGGGCAAGGGCGGCCACGGCGCGCACGCCTACCAGACCATCGACCCGGTGGTGGTCGCCGCGCACATCATCACCGCCGCCCAGACCATCGTCTCGCGCAGCGTGCGCCCCATCGATGCGGCCGTCGTCAGCATCTGCGCAGTGCAGGCGGGCGACCTCGGCGCGATGAGCGTGATCCCGGGCGAGGCCACGCTGGTCGGCACCGTGCGCACCTTCAGCGCGCGGGTGCAGGCCCAGGTCGAGCAGCGCCTGACCGAGCTGTGCACGGCGATTGCCGGCGGCTTCGGCGCCACCGCCACCATCAAGTACGAGCGCATCTACCCGGCCACCATCAACACCGCTCCCGAGGCGATGTTCGCGGCCGACGTGGCCGAGTCGCTGGTCGGTGCCAAGAATGTCGAGCGCAGCATGGAGCCCAGCATGGGCGCCGAGGACTTCTCCTTCATGCTGCAGAAAAAGGCGGGCGCCTACCTGCGCATCGGCCAGGACGTGCGCGAGGGCGCCTTCCTGCATAACAGCCGCTACGACTTCAACGACGAGATCCTGCCGCTCGGCGCCGCGCTGCATGCCGGCCTGATCGAGCAGGGCATGCCGCTTGCCGCTATCCGCAGCACGCAGCCAGGGAAAGCAGCCGCCACCGCGGCGTCGTGA